The sequence CAATTCACTATCATCGAAAAAGACGGCGCCATTATCGGCTGTGCCGCCTTATATCCGTTCCCGGAAGAAGCCATGGCCGAAATGGCCTGTGTGGCTATTCATCCAGACTACCGACGCGGCAGCCGTGGCGACATGCTGTTATATAAAGTGGAAGAGCAGGCAAAAAAGCGCGGCATGAGCCGACTGTTTATTTTAACCACGCGCTCCATTCATTGGTTTAGAGAACGCGGCTTTGAGCCGGTAGACGTAAGCGCGCTGCCGATGGGCAAGCAAGCGCTGTATAATTATCAGCGTCGCTCTAAAATCATGATGAAAGACTTAATATGAGTCTGTTCAGCAGTTAACAATTGACAATAAAGCATCACCTAGTAACTATGTGGTGGCCCGTTTTACGGGCAGAAGAGGTGCGTTGTTCAGGTAACCGATGCTAGGAGCTGCCACTCCCAAAATGCTCGGCCAGGGGAGATAACGCCGAGCGGCGCACAAGGGACAGCTTGTGCACCGCGGCTTTGAGGGTTGAATCCTTCAGGCTGTCGCCTAATCAAGGGCTGGCGTGCTTCTAAGTGACCTTTCACGTCCCTGCAGCCGTTTCCCATTACTTATTATTTGCACCTATCAAGGAGCTGCAGTTGAACCAGTTAACCGTTGCTAAATTTGGTGGCACCAGTGTCGTTGACGCTGAGGCCATGAGTCGTTGTGCCCTTATTCTTGAAGAAAACCCTAACACTCGTTTAGCAGTATTGAGTGCGAGCTCAGGCGTGACCAATATTCTGGTAGCCTTGGCATCCGGTGAACAGCTGCCCGATGCCCGCACGGCTTTATTAGGGCAGCTCACCGAGATCCAGCAAGGGATCCTCAATAGCCTCGATAAACCAGAAATGCTCACCCGCCATATCGAAGATATCTTGGTGCACATTAAAGAGCTGTCCGACAGTGCCGCTATTAGCCCCACTAAGGCCTTGCACGATGAAATCGTGGCGCAGGGTGAGCTGATGTCGACCCGCTTGTTTGTGGAGCTGTTGCGCAGCCGTGGCACCCCTGCGGTGTGGTTTGATGTGCGAAAAGTGATGCGTACCGATGACCGCTTTAGCCGCGCTACTCCAGATTTAGCGAATTTACAGGCCGAAGTGGAAAAAGAGTTAGCGCCGCTGTGTGCCAATCAGTTGGTGGTCACACAAGGCTTTATTGGCGCCGCCAAAGATGGCCGCACCACCACGCTTGGCCGCGGTGGCAGTGATTTTTCCGCCGCACTGTTAGCGGAAGCCCTCAACGCCGTGGCCGTACAAATCTGGACCGATGTGCCGGGTATTTACACGACCGACCCCCGCTTAGTGACAGCAGCGCGCCCGATTAGCGAAATCAGCTTTAGCGAAGCCTCTGAAATGGCGACCTTTGGCGCTAAGGTCTTGCACCCTGCCACCTTGCAGCCAGCAGTACGCCAGCAAATTCCGGTGTTTGTCGGTTCAAGCAGAGCGCCTGAATCCGGCGGCACTTGGATCCGCAATGAAACCGACAGCCAGCCATTGTTTCGCGCCATTGCTCTGCGTCGCAATCAGGTATTGCTGACGCTCACCAATCAGAGCATGTTTCAGGTACACGGTTTTCTGGCCGAAGTATTTGGCATCTTGGCCAAGCATAAAATCTCGGTGGATTTAATCACGACGTCGGTGATCAGCGTGTCACTGACGCTAGACTCAGGCGCCGAGCTGTTAACCGACGAAGTGCGTGAAGAGCTAAACAAGCATTGTCATTTGCAGGTAGAGCACGACTTGGCGCTGATCGCCTTAATTGGTAATCGCATGAGTGAAGTCAGCGGCACCAGCAGTCAGGTGTTTAAGGCTTTAATCGATGTCAACGTACGCATGATTTGCTACGGTGCCAGCTCCCATAACTTGTGTTTCTTGATACCCGAAGCCGACTCAGATCGGGTAGTCAACACCCTGCATCAAGAGTTACTACCTGCTTAACACAGGCTAATAAGAGACCAATAAAAAGGCAGTTATCAGGTGATAACTGCCTTTTTTATCTTCGAGCTTTTATAATTGAGCCTGATACTCGATGCTTAACGCTTTAAGTGCGGGTTCTCTGCCAACACCTCACTGATGTGCACTTGGAAGGGAGCCGGTTCATCTTCGCGCTGCAGCAATACCTGTTGGTTTGGTATATCCACTTCCAGCACATAGCCTGAGCCCAGTGTGGTGTAACACAGCATGCCGGGCGTTAACTGATGAATATCCATATCCACTCCCTTTATGTGACGCTAAAAAAGCGGTACGCGGTACGCCTTACGCAGAACATCAAAACAGGGTGTTCATAACGTTTAACGTACAGCGCAGAACGTAAAAGGCCAGCGCAATGCGCTGGCCTAATGAGTTTACTTCTTACCTTTCTGAGCTTGTACCCACTTGCCATCTATATAATGGGCGGTCCAGCCGGTGGCTTTTTTCTCTATTTCCGTCATCACGTACTGCTCTTTATTCTTACGGCTATAGCGCACGACTGCTTTGTTACCCTCGGGATCCTTAACGGGCGCCTCGGTCAAATAAGTGAACTTAGGCGACAGTCGGTCTTTAAACTGCACCAGCTCTTCCACTAAGGGCGCACGGGTTTCACGCGATTTAGGAAAGTTGCTGGCCGCCATAAAGATACCGGCCGCGCCATCGCGCAACACAAAATAGGCGTCAGACTGAGTACAAGGTAATTCGGGTAAATGTACCGGATCTTCTTTGGGCGGTGCCACGTCGCCATTTTTCAAGATCTTACGGGTATTTTTACACTCTTCATTAGTACAGGCCATGTACTTACCGAAGCGGCCATTTTTCAGCTGCATTTCAGCTTCACAGCGATCGCATTCAATCACAGGACCGTCGTAGCCTTTAAGCTTAAATTGCCCTTCTTCCAGCTCATAGCCATCACAGTCGGGGTTTTGGCCACACACATGGAGCTTGCGCTTATCATCGATAAAGTAGGCATCCATGGCGGTGCCACACTTCTCACAGCGGTGCTTGGCACGCAGCGCATCGGTTTCGGCTTCTTCGTCGTTCGCCAGTACAAACTCATCACCGGGCACCAAGTTAATGGTTTGCTTACAGCGCTCTTTCGGCGGTAAGGCATAGCCTGAGCAACCTAAAAACACGCCGGTGCTGGCGGTACGAATGCCCATGTCTCGGTCACAAGTGGGGCACTTGATATCGGTGATCACCATTTCATTGGCACGCATGCCGCCCTCTTCTGCTGGGCGCTCAGCGTTGGCTAACTCTTCGGTAAATTCTGCGTAAAAGGCGTCCAGCACTGTGGTCCAGTTCAGCTCGCCGTGAGCGATTTCATCGAGCTTACTTTCCATTTGCGCCGTGAAATCATAGTTCATCAGCTCGGCAAAACTTTCTTGCAGACGATCGGCGACTATCTCACCCATTTTTTCCGCATAGAAACGGCGGCTTTCTACTTTCACATAACCACGGTCTTGAATGGTGGAAATAATAGCCGCGTAAGTCGAAGGTCGACCGATGCCGCGCTTCTCCAGCTCGCGCACCAGTGCCGCCTCACTAAAGCGTGCGGGTGGCTTGGTAAAGTGCTGCTTAGGATCCAGCTGCTCAAGCTTAAGGGTCTCGCCTGCTTGCACCGCTGGCAGCACCGTATCTTCACCTTTGCGGCCTTTAGCGGCTTCTTGAACCTTGGTCCAACCGGCAAAGCGTAAGATGCGCCCACGGGCTTTTAAGTCGTAATCACCGGCGCGCACGGTAATGGTAGTGCTGTCATACAAAGCCGGCGTCATCTGGCAGGCCAAGAATTGGCGCAAAATTAAATCGTATAAGCGCTTGGCGTCCGCTTCCATGCCATTGAGCTCTTCGGCACTGATGGTCACATCGGACGGGCGGATCGCTTCGTGGGCTTCTTGAGCATTGGCCTTGGCACTGTAAACAACCGGATTTTCTGGCAGGTAATCGGTGCCGTATTGCTGCTCGATAAATTCCCGGGCGCTGGCCACCGCCTCTTGGCTTAAGTTGGTGGAGTCGGTACGCATATAGGTGATGTAGCCGGCTTCATACAAGCGTTGGGCCAACATCATGGTACGTTTTACACCAAAGCTTAAGCGGGTGCTGGCAGCCTGTTGCAAGGTCGAGGTAATAAAGGGCGCCGACGGTTTGCTTTGGGTGGGCTTATCATCACGCGATACCACTTCAAAGCTACTGGCCTTGAGTGCAGCCACCGCCGCCATGGCGTCGGTTTCATTATCGGGCTTAAATTCTTTACCTTTAAATTTCGCCACCGCCATCGACAGCGCTAGTTGTTCGGTGTTGCTGAGCTGGGCTTGAATATCCCAATATTCTTCGGGGACGAAGGCTTTAATTTCACGCTCTTTTTCCACCAGTAAGCGCACCGCTACCGATTGTACGCGGCCTGCGGATAAGCCACGGGCCACTTTCTTCCACAACAGTGGCGATACCATGTAGCCAACCACGCGGTCTAAAAAGCGGCGGGCTTGCTGGGCGTCCACACGAAACTGATTGAGCTCAGAGGGCTGGCTAAAGGCTTCTTGAATCGCAGACTTAGTGATCTCGTTAAATACTACCCGCTTAAAGCGCGAATCGTCACCGCCGATCAGCTCTTTCAGGTGCCAAGCAATGGCTTCCCCTTCGCGGTCCAAATCCGTTGCGAGATAGATGGTGTCGGCTTTTTCCGCCAATGCTTGTAACTCG comes from Oceanisphaera profunda and encodes:
- the lysC gene encoding lysine-sensitive aspartokinase 3 codes for the protein MNQLTVAKFGGTSVVDAEAMSRCALILEENPNTRLAVLSASSGVTNILVALASGEQLPDARTALLGQLTEIQQGILNSLDKPEMLTRHIEDILVHIKELSDSAAISPTKALHDEIVAQGELMSTRLFVELLRSRGTPAVWFDVRKVMRTDDRFSRATPDLANLQAEVEKELAPLCANQLVVTQGFIGAAKDGRTTTLGRGGSDFSAALLAEALNAVAVQIWTDVPGIYTTDPRLVTAARPISEISFSEASEMATFGAKVLHPATLQPAVRQQIPVFVGSSRAPESGGTWIRNETDSQPLFRAIALRRNQVLLTLTNQSMFQVHGFLAEVFGILAKHKISVDLITTSVISVSLTLDSGAELLTDEVREELNKHCHLQVEHDLALIALIGNRMSEVSGTSSQVFKALIDVNVRMICYGASSHNLCFLIPEADSDRVVNTLHQELLPA
- the topA gene encoding type I DNA topoisomerase — encoded protein: MSKSLVIVESPAKAKTINKYLGKDFIVKSSVGHVRDLPTSGSALAKKAPAKKVDTKSLSPEQKAKLKAQKDQKALIARMGIDPNNGWQANYQILPGKEKVVTELQALAEKADTIYLATDLDREGEAIAWHLKELIGGDDSRFKRVVFNEITKSAIQEAFSQPSELNQFRVDAQQARRFLDRVVGYMVSPLLWKKVARGLSAGRVQSVAVRLLVEKEREIKAFVPEEYWDIQAQLSNTEQLALSMAVAKFKGKEFKPDNETDAMAAVAALKASSFEVVSRDDKPTQSKPSAPFITSTLQQAASTRLSFGVKRTMMLAQRLYEAGYITYMRTDSTNLSQEAVASAREFIEQQYGTDYLPENPVVYSAKANAQEAHEAIRPSDVTISAEELNGMEADAKRLYDLILRQFLACQMTPALYDSTTITVRAGDYDLKARGRILRFAGWTKVQEAAKGRKGEDTVLPAVQAGETLKLEQLDPKQHFTKPPARFSEAALVRELEKRGIGRPSTYAAIISTIQDRGYVKVESRRFYAEKMGEIVADRLQESFAELMNYDFTAQMESKLDEIAHGELNWTTVLDAFYAEFTEELANAERPAEEGGMRANEMVITDIKCPTCDRDMGIRTASTGVFLGCSGYALPPKERCKQTINLVPGDEFVLANDEEAETDALRAKHRCEKCGTAMDAYFIDDKRKLHVCGQNPDCDGYELEEGQFKLKGYDGPVIECDRCEAEMQLKNGRFGKYMACTNEECKNTRKILKNGDVAPPKEDPVHLPELPCTQSDAYFVLRDGAAGIFMAASNFPKSRETRAPLVEELVQFKDRLSPKFTYLTEAPVKDPEGNKAVVRYSRKNKEQYVMTEIEKKATGWTAHYIDGKWVQAQKGKK